One window from the genome of Mastacembelus armatus chromosome 18, fMasArm1.2, whole genome shotgun sequence encodes:
- the LOC113144450 gene encoding interferon-induced very large GTPase 1-like, with protein MMVNVTARDVKCTSQGESTSDAVCGIKELDFADLLDSPNSGDVLNPLDIITALFLVSDGFVRQEIALKMSMCQFSVPLLLPNSDTQQSTLMLWAMRDIVKKYRPQSLSESNGFIEERIVLSDLPMISFVRLGECSLSKSEILNKLLSSSQQYHDTFVHCNMQGGDSPRRISNGLVEITWYLPCGNKNIDIFSEPVAVANLRGDVASFETQFSFLCQTSAAVFVFFDNLDSDSELLINQHHKAQIFLVGNPESKSFRMNALEKTATKLGLTNSNIVLKNKGINDAEFVKKLRETVSNVVENSKIKMKIELMADTAHELGISVDEDCPQCQAAKKNADAITAEIQDIPNYKEAQLPLQGQIWKELTSLEKEEFRLQKVGSQNIEMYKSDLQEKKKELRKQQNSYDMSKAMSCFISAISRPGTERCYFLKWMRMNLDNLSREKLSDLREQYKNKYKDSEKKEEIKDIDKQLSNSSLGTEHFFREMGQIYEASLSLPETSPSCQQLKHLPKLCAKLLRDGFPLELVDGDASNIPLRWASDVLAQLSDLVSPQNKILVVTVLGVQSTGKSTLLNTMFGVQFAVSSGRCTRGAFMLLLRINEDVKKVLNCDFMVIIDTEGLKSPELAQLDDSYEHDNELATLVVGLSDITIINIAMENSTEMKDILQIVVHAFLRMKEVGKKPKCQFVHQNVSDVSAHEKNLRDRKILFQQLNEMTQAAAKMERKEEYKSFTDVMEYSPDTGNWYVPGLWNGNPPMAPVNAGYSEAVYEFKKNIIQLLGSCKSSANKILDFTEWMTSLWRAVKHENFIFSFRNSLVADAYMRLCTEFNKWEWEFKKDMYTWVTNAETRISNFGTAAATSQTSDIRKLLMDLKNEACVVLSNGETKLLDNLTQYFTQTEGHVCLVERYKADFENSAKSLGKEMKSSVFHQLEAAADIRQGQTEVDRIKQDHTKEIEKAVCALIDECRKRNVQMTDDELDKEFENMWNETLKKLSFSAQKATDVFTSVSYYLRMNLSHKGSHASELLNDKNLRDCGLEPFRYTAEGNFKRKIRKWLNFPDYTMAVQNLSDSIIDACTQSVTEKQERKTNYHETYIQEILHMIDERLQNNQDLNPDTEFEVSLKQHICGAAARHFQKIHEDFLQVNDPYRCLMKNKEKFRADFKDVFHERDQCQKKAEEFTNQCLKPAVEDFVNRFLGKNIVDEMLTKQEFSTRMSLQFSILQDLFLKEDFEKYVSYISSYEKYVKKWILDQILKHFSDGSKMSEFEDQHLQSSISSINDAIKKAKMKNSSSLKTFVEDICKELGDKLVISQDALGAFMILNTADPEQFAHWLTESLREMGQALKEQFKESDIWTKLNKLHLKPQTELFHRLIGCGKQCPFCKAPCDAGGTNHEEHQASLHRPEGLGRYRWNKTEKLVTDICSSLVNSDARFRCKVTNDKWHPYKSYREIFPDWKIVSDVSLEASDYWKYVMTKFNDRFAKEYNAKPAEIPHTWKSIQRNQAKESLKVSFFMK; from the coding sequence ATGATGGTTAATGTGACAGCCAGGGATGTGAAATGTACATCACAAGGTGAATCAACCAGTGATGCTGTGTGTGGGATTAAAGAGTTAGATTTTGCAGACCTGCTTGACAGTCCAAACTCAGGTGATGTGCTGAACCCCCTCGACATAATCACTGCTCTGTTTCTGGTTTCTGATGGTTTTGTCCGACAGGAAATAGCGCTCAAAATGTCTATGTGTCAGTTTTCTGTACCTCTGCTGCTTCCCAACTCTGACACACAACAGTCCACACTCATGCTGTGGGCCATGAGAGACATTGTTAAGAAGTACAGACCTCAGTCACTCTCAGAATCCAATGGCTTCATTGAAGAGAGAATTGTTCTCTCTGATCTTCCAATGATATCTTTTGTGAGACTGGGTGAGTGCTCCCTGTCCAAGTCAGAGATCCTCAATAAGCTTCTGAGCAGTTCTCAGCAGTACCATGACACCTTTGTTCACTGTAACATGCAGGGTGGTGACAGTCCAAGAAGAATTTCCAATGGACTGGTTGAAATTACTTGGTATCTTCcctgtggaaacaaaaacattgataTTTTCAGTGAGCCAGTAGCTGTAGCTAACCTTCGTGGGGATGTTGCTTCATTTGAAACACAATTTTCTTTCTTGTGTCAGacatctgcagcagtttttgtgttCTTTGACAATTTGGACTCTGACAGTGAACTGCTTATTAACCAACACCACAAAGCACAGATCTTCTTGGTGGGCAACCCTGAGAGTAAGAGCTTCAGAATGAATGCACTGGAAAAAACAGCAACCAAGTTGGGCTTGACTAACAGCAacattgttttgaaaaacaaggGGATAAATGATGCAGAGTTTGTCAAAAAACTGAGGGAAACAGTCAGTAATGTAGTCGAGAACTCAAAGATAAAGATGAAAATAGAGCTGATGGCTGACACTGCTCATGAACTCGGAATCTCAGTCGATGAGGATTGTCCACAGTGCCAGGCTGCCAAGAAAAATGCAGATGCCATCACTGCAGAAATTCAAGACATCCCAAATTACAAAGAAGCACAGCTTCCCCTGCAAGGCCAAATATGGAAGGAACTGACAAGTTTAGAGAAGGAGGAGTTTCGTCTTCAAAAAGTTGGGTCTCAAAACATAGAAATGTACAAAAGTGatcttcaggaaaagaaaaaagaacttCGGAAACAACAGAACTCTTATGACATGTCAAAGGCAATGTCATGTTTCATCAGTGCTATATCAAGGCCAGGAACAGAGAGATGTTATTTCCTGAAATGGATGCGAATGAACCTTGATAACCTGTCTCGAGAAAAACTGTCTGACCTCAGAGAgcagtacaaaaacaaatacaaggactctgagaagaaagaggagattAAAGACATTGACAAACAACTTTCCAACAGCTCACTGGGGACTGAACACTTCTTCCGTGAAATGGGTCAAATCTATGAAGCTTCGCTTTCCCTTCCAGAAACATCCCCATCATGTCAACAACTGAAGCATCTGCCCAAACTGTGTGCAAAGTTACTGCGTGATGGATTTCCTCTTGAGCTGGTAGATGGAGATGCATCCAACATACCTCTCAGATGGGCCAGTGACGTCCTCGCTCAGCTCAGTGACTTGGTGTCTCCACAGAACAAGATCCTGGTAGTCACAGTTCTTGGAGTTCAGAGCACAGGAAAGTCCACTCTCCTTAACACCATGTTTGGAGTGCAGTTTGCAGTCAGCAGTGGTCGATGTACTCGAGGTGCTTTTATGTTGCTGCTCAGAATCAATGAAGATGTTAAAAAAGTTCTCAACTGTGACTTCATGGTGATCATTGACACTGAGGGCTTAAAGTCACCAGAACTGGCACAGCTGGATGACAGTTATGAGCATGACAATGAGCTAGCAACACTTGTTGTGGGGCTGAGTGATATCACCATTATCAACATTGCAATGGAGAACTCAACAGAAATGAAGGACATTCTCCAAATAGTTGTGCATGCTTTTCTCAGGATGAAAGAGGTGGGCAAGAAACCCAAATGTCAGTTTGTCCACCAGAATGTGTCTGATGTTTCAGCCCATGAGAAGAACTTAAGAGACAGGAAAATACTGTTTCAGCAGCTAAATGAGATGACCCAGGCTGCAGCCAAAATGGAAAGGAAAGAGGAGTACAAGAGCTTCACGGATGTAATGGAGTATAGTCCAGACACTGGGAATTGGTACGTTCCTGGACTCTGGAATGGAAACCCACCAATGGCACCAGTCAATGCAGGTTACAGTGAGGCTGTATATGAGttcaagaaaaacatcatccaaCTACTGGGAAGCTGTAAATCATCTGCTAATAAAATCTTGGACTTTACAGAGTGGATGACCAGCCTGTGGAGGGcggtaaaacatgaaaacttcatcttcagcttcagaaacagcCTAGTGGCTGATGCATACATGAGGCTGTGCACAGAGTTCAACAAATGGGAATGGGAATTCAAGAAAGACATGTACACCTGGGTTACAAATGCTGAAACAAGGATTTCAAATTTCGGTACAGCTGCTGCAACATCTCAAACATCTGACATCAGAAAACTTCTCATGGATTTGAAAAATGAAGCCTGTGTAGTCCTGTCTAATGGGGAGACAAAGCTTCTTGATAATCTGACACAGTacttcacacaaacagaaggtCATGTCTGTCTGGTAGAAAGATACAAAGCCGACTTTGAAAACAGTGCAAAAAGCcttggaaaagaaatgaagagctCAGTGTTTCATCAGCTGGAAGCAGCAGCTGACATCAGACAGGGACAGACAGAAGTTGATAGAATCAAGCAGGATCACACAAAAGAAATAGAGAAGGCAGTGTGTGCACTGATTGATGAATGTCGGAAGAGAAATGTCCAGATGACAGACGACGAACTGGACAAAGAATTTGAAAACATGTGgaatgaaacactgaagaaactttctttttctgcacagaAGGCAACAGATGTTTTCACCAGTGTGTCCTATTACCTGAGAATGAACCTGTCACATAAGGGAAGTCATGCATCTGAATTGTTAAATGATAAAAACCTGCGTGATTGTGGACTGGAGCCTTTCAGATATACAGCTGAAGGAAACTTTAAACGTAAGATAAGGAAGTGGCTCAACTTTCCAGATTACACAATGGCTGTGCAGAATTTGTCTGACAGCATCATAGATGCCTGCACACAGTCTGTGACTgagaaacaggaaagaaaaaccaATTACCATGAAACCTACATCCAGGAGATCCTACACATGATTGATGAGAGGCTGCAAAACAACCAGGATCTTAATCCAGACACAGAGTTTGAAGTTTCTCTAAAACAGCACATCTGTGGAGCTGCAGCCAGACACTTTCAGAAAATCCATGAAGATTTCCTCCAGGTGAATGATCCTTACAGATGTCTGATGAAAAACAAGGAGAAGTTTCGTGCTGATTTTAAAGATGTGTTCCATGAACGAGACCAGTGCCAAAAGAAGGCAGAAGAGTTCACCAACCAATGTCTGAAACCTGCAGTTGAAGACTTTGTCAACCGTTTCCTGGGTAAAAATATCGTTGATGAAATGCTGACAAAACAAGAGTTCAGTACACGAATGTCCTTACAGTTTTCAATTTTAcaggatttgtttttaaaggaagaCTTTGAAAAGTATGTGAGCTACATTTCCTCATATGAGAAGTATGTGAAAAAGTGGATTCTTGACCAAATATTGAAACACTTCTCAGATGGATCTAAAATGTCTGAATTTGAGGATCAACATCTTCAGTCAAGTATCAGCAGCATAAATGATGCCATCAAAAaggccaaaatgaaaaatagcagCAGTCTGAAGACATTTGTTGAAGATATCTGCAAGGAACTTGGTGATAAACTGGTCATTTCCCAGGATGCTCTTGGTGCCTTCATGATCCTGAACACTGCTGACCCAGAACAGTTTGCTCACTGGCTCACAGAGTCTCTCAGGGAGATGGGACAAGCTCTGAAAGAGCAGTTTAAAGAATCAGACATCTggacaaaactaaataaacttCACCTGAAGCCTCAGACTGAGCTGTTTCACAGACTGATTGGATGTGGTAAACAGTGTCCATTCTGCAAAGCACCTTGTGATGCAGGAGGAACAAACCATGAAGAACATCAGGCTTCGCTACACCGACCTGAGGGTCTGGGTAGATACCGAtggaacaagacagaaaaacttGTCACTGACATTTGCTCATCTCTTGTGAACAGTGATGCACGTTTTCGCTGCAAAGTTACAAATGATAAATGGCATCCTTACAAGAGTTACAGAGAAATCTTCCCAGACTGGAAAATTGTTTCAGATGTAAGTCTAGAAGCATCAGACTACTGGAAATATGTGATGACAAAGTTCAATGATCGATTTGCCAAAGAATACAATGCAAAGCCTGCTGAGATTCCTCACACTTGGAAGAGTATCCAACGTAACCAGGCAAAAGAGAGTCTCAAAGTGTCATTTTTCATGAAGTGA